Genomic DNA from Paenibacillus sp. MBLB1832:
TTGAAGCGTTAAATCGCTGAATCCTGGCAAATGTTCATGCGCAAAATCAGGATAAATTTCAAGCTTCTTCTCTGATTTAATTTTATTATAAGCCGCAAATTGCGTAGACGGCGGGCATACGGTATCCATGAGACCTACAGCCATCATCACTTCGCCTTGGATGCGATCTGCCAAATTTTGAATATCAATATAGCCTAGTTTTGTAAAATATTCCTCTTCGCGTTTGTGCTGTGGATCATGACGGCGGAAGAAATCCTTCAGCTCTTGGTAGGCATCTTTCGCTAGGTCCATTTCCCACACCCGTCTGTAATCACTTAGAAAAGGAAAGACGGGGGCCAGCTTCTTCACGCGCGGTTCAAGCGCAGCACAGGCAATCGTTAATGCGCCGCCTTGTGAGCCACCGATCACACCAACACGTGCTGCATCTACTTCTGGCATGTTCATGGCAATCCCTGCTAGCTGCGCCGTGTCCAAGAAAATGTCACGGAATAAGAGTTGATCCGGATGATCATCCAATCCGCGAACAATATGACCGCGTAACGTCGTTCCTTTCACGCCGCCTACATCTTCAGACAATCCGCCTTGACCGCGGCAATCCATGGAGAAGAAGGAGTAACCCAGCGCTGCATAGGCCAGTTTGTCCGACCATTCCCCTGAATTTCCCGTATACCCGTGGAATTGGACAATAGCGGGATGCGGCTCTGTTGCGTGTTTCGGACGAACGTATTTGGCATAAATACGCGCACCTTTTACCCCTGTGAAATAAAGATCGAAGCACTCTGCATAAGGGACTTGAAATTCGCTGGGGCGAAGCTCAATTTGAGGATCCACCGCTTTCATTTCAGCTAAAGCTCTCTCCCAATACGCATCAAAATCGTCTGGGCGAGGATTAATTCCTTGGTACGTGTGTAGCTTTTCTAACGGCATATCAATAGCTGGCATGTAGAAGACCTCTTTTCTATGAGTTTAAGCGACCGTATAGGAAGAAAAATCAATCATTTCATCATCAATGACTGCACTGATTTCTTGATTCGGGTCGCTGCTTAACAACAATCGGTGGTGGTACAGAGATTCATACGCAATTTCGTTCCCAAAGCTTGGCTGCTTCGTACGCATCAAGTTAACGAATTGACTGAATGACTGTATGCCTAATCGGTCGGCATCGGCTTTGTCTATACATTCCACGACCACGCCATTTCGGTAACCTTGGCTCGTGACAAAACAGCGATCCGCAAGCACTTCACGCTTGAACGCTTGTTGGATAAATACCGCCATATATACGGTTCCACATAGACCGAATAGCGCGTTCGGCTCCTCAACCCATTCACCTAATGGCAGACAACCTTTGATATAGGACGGGGCATGCTCGGGAATGTCATAGGAAGCCATCACAACATTGCGATGAAAGAGTACTTCCGTGTATTCGCTTTGATGACGCAAATCTCCTTCTGGCTGAGCCTGATCAGGATGGAAAAAATAAGCATGATTCACACCATCGCCAAAAGTCCCGATCGGAAAGGCAACGTCCCAGCGATGCTGTTCGTTGTCGAACTCACGAATGCGCTCCCACATCCCGCCCATCGCGAAGCTCTCGGTCATATAAACATAGCTGTGCACCACATCGTCCCGATGCGTCTCCGTGCCAATTTGCCTCGGAATTTGACGGCGTATTTCAATGGGTGTTATGCGGTGTAATGCTGTGCGTAGGCTCGCTTCAGGCGCATCATAGGCCAAGAAACCTGCATATTCCGTTCTTGGCATCTCCGTCGGCAGCTTGAAATCACCGAACTGCACATAATCATGCAGCACATTGGTATCCTTCGGCATATCGTGCGGCCAGATTCGGGAATGCGGGCCCACCCATGCGCCGCCAAGGTAGTACGTTGCTCGCACGTTCCATAAGTAATCCAGCATCTGTGATAGCTCACGCTTGATGGCTGCCTCTTCAATAAGCTCCCACGCACAGGTAAAAGCTTGCACCCAATGCCAAAACCACGGAAGTCCGCCGTATTCCGACATTCCGTGCTTTGTTACACGCCCATACGTTGCACGCAAACTGTCTATACCGTCTTGAAGTAGCTCTTCATCTGCGAAACGTTGGCCGAGGATGAGCTTGGCTGCCGTATATTTGGCTTCGTGATGACCGTAATTCGACAGTGGCTTCCGGTAAAAATTGGAATGATAAATATGCGTAATCGCCTGCTCCAGCGCCGCTTTCAGGGGACTGCTTAAGTGCTCCTCATATCGCTGGGCAAAATACACCATTAAGCTCCCCATCAGCTCGACAGGCAGCGTATTCTTAGCTGCTTCTTGAGGCGTTGGACGCAAATTAAGCGGCCAATGGCCGTAGGTGCTGCTCTCTGGATGCTGATCTTGAATCTCCAGAAGCTGAAACATAATTTGCTCTGCTTTCGCCTTGGCTTCCTGCCGATCGCCGTCAAAGGCAATCTGTGAATCTACGGCTGCTGCGAACAGATATGAGGCATAGTAGAAATTATCGCGAACGTCTTGTTCAAAAAGAAATCCATTGCTCAATACCGGCTTGCTATACGCTGCTGCAGCTATGTTCGCAATAATTTCGGCTTGTCGTTGTTGCCTTGTACTCAACATTGTCATCTCCCATTGTAAAAGCTATGGAACGAAACACACTCTTTCGCTGTTTATCTGCATGTCGAGTTGAAACGTTTCACTTTCAGTTTATCCCCTATCAAAACTATCGTCAATGCGAAGTTGCTTATTAGTCGCCACAACACAAAAGGGGACCCGAAGGTCCCCAAAACTACTCCCGCTATCCCTACTCTTTTACTGAATAATCGCGTAGATATCTGTATATTCATACCCGTGTGCTTCGGCAACGGCCTGATACGTAACGTACCCCTCGGCGACATTGATGCCCTTGGCAATCGCCTTATTCTCAATAGCCGCGCGTGCGTAACCTTTGTTCGCAATTTGCAAGCCGTATGCTGTCGTCACATTCGTCAACGCAAGTGTGGACGTACGTGCTACCGCACCAGGCATATTCGCTACGGCATAATGAATGACACCATGTTTCACATAGGTAGGTTGATCATGCGTCGTAATGCGATCAATGGTTTCGATTGAACCGCCTTGATCAATGGCAACGTCAACAATGACACTGCCAGGACTCATGGCTTTGACCATTTCCTCGGAAACGAGGCGCGGTGCGCGTGCACCAGGAATGAGGACAGCGCCGATAACCAAATCTGCGCGGCGAACGACTTCCGCGATATTATATGGATTGGACATGATCGTTTTGACACGTCCTTGGAAGAGATCATCCAATTGACGCAGTCGATCTGCGTTCAAATCGACGATTGTAACATCTGCACCAAGGCCAATGGCCATTTTCGCTGCGTTCGCACCAACAATACCTCCGCCGATTACCGCAACTCGGCCTGGCTCGACGCCTGGCACACCGCCTAACAGGATGCCTTTGCCGCCATGCGCTTTCTCGAGAAAGTGCGCACCGATCTGCACAGACATACGTCCAGCGACTTCACTCATCGGCGTTAACAACGGGAGACTGCCATTGTCAAGTTGAATCGTCTCATAAGCGATCGCGGTTACTTGGTTAGTGACCAGGGCATGCGTCAACTCAGCTTCTGGCGCAAGGTGAAGGTACGTGTACAAAATCAGCCCTTCATGAAAATACCCATATTCAGATGGAAGAGGCTCTTTTACTTTTACGACCATTTCACAAGCCCACACCTCAGCTGCGGTAGCAACGATCGTTGCGCCCGCTGCCGCATACTCTTCATCCGTGAAGCCGATGCTGTGTCCTGCTAACGTTTCTACATAAATATCGTGACCTGCTTTTGTGTATGAAAGAACGGAGCTCGGTGTCATGCCGACGCGAAACTCATTGTTTTTAATTTCCTTAGGTACGCCAATTTTCATGCTGTATCAACCTCTCATGAGGACCCTATCACTTCAAGATCGCTCGCTTCTTGTCTCCAAGTATAAGAGAGATTGACACCCGTTCCATTAGACATTTTGTCAAAAAACATCGCCAAATCTTTTCACAATTTCTTCTCCGGATACAACAATTGGTAAGCTCGAATCGCAACTTGCAGCGCCAACCGCTTCTCAGGCAGCATATAATCAGCCCCAAGCAGCTCTTCGATTTTGTCCAAGCGATAATAGAGTGATTGCCTTACAATGAACAGCTGCCCAGCAGCCATCTGCTTCGAGCCATCGTGGTCTAAATATACTTTCAAGGTCCGCAGCAGCTCACTGCCCTTCTGTAGATCATGATCGATGAGTGGCCCCACGTAAGTGCGTACGAAGGAAGCTAACATCTCTTTGTCCGATATCTGTGTAAGCAGTACGAAGACGCCTAGTTCATCGTAAAACATCACTTTCTTCCCCCCCGTCGTCTCGGCCAGAGACATCGCTTGAAGCGCCTCCTGATAGCTGCGGTGCGCTTGCAGGAAGGTCGTCTTCGACTGACCGACACCAATTTTCAAGTCAATGTGCTCGTCTGCATGCAGGGAATGAAGTGTATGGAATACATGCTGCAGCCGCTCTTTGCTTGGTTTTTTGGGGGCTTTATCGAACGCTACTACAACGAGCCGGTTGTGTTTCAATGTAATTAAGGGATGGAACAACTGTCCTTCAAACAGCGATCGAACCGCAAGCGAAAGATGCAAACCAGCGGATTCAATGCCCTCATTTTCGCCTAGTTGACTATCTTCCATGCCCTCTTTAAATTCGATTAATATCACATGATAAGGCAACGCATTCAATCGCTTAAACTCTGCTCCTAGAAGCACTTTAATCTGCTCTTCATCATGAATTCGCATGTGGAGCAGGTCATCGACCCACAGCGTCTGTGCATACAACTTACGTTCTTCCATATATCGCCTGCGAAGTAAATCCTGCGCAATCGAAAGCGAAGCTGAGTCCAGGATTAAATACTCGTATTCCTGCGGCTTGCGATCGAGCACGAGCAGGAGATGCGCCCACGTTTTGCCCATCGCACCGACGGGTTGAACGATCACTGTTCCCTTGCCATTCTCGACAACCAGGGGGGATGTCCCGCGGCCATCTTGCCGCTCTTCTCTTTCGATGCTTTCGAGAAAAGTGAGCCATTGAGCCGCCTCACGCTTGCCCATCGGTGGAACGAATTTAGGTTGTGAATCTGAGGGCACATAGATGACGTCAGCCTGCGTACTGCTATGTAAAAGCGATAGAACATGCGATACGCCTTGCGAAGTCAACGTCATCCGATGAAACTCGCGAGAAATTTTCTCCAAATCCTGAAGTGCTTGATGATGCTGATTGATGATAGTTGCGTGTATATCCTGCGTGATATCAATGAATCGTACGGCTTCTGGAAAAATGACAAGGGGAAGCTGCTGCGCCTCCGCCGCATCCTTCCAAGCTTGTGGAACGGCATTCACATAATGCCCCATCTCTACGCACAAACAGGATACCTTCCGCTGCACCAGCTGGTTGAAATAGGTCATGAATGAATCGATATCGTCCTTGAATGCCGCACCTGTCGTCAAAATCATTTCGCCGCCTTGCAGCAGCTGCTCGAATTGAATGACTTCGATAATATGCACCCAGCGGACATGATTTCCTAGATGGGCATGCCCCGCCGCAATATAAGCATGCTGAAAGGATGGGCGCTTCAACACATCCGCTACCGTTAATTGAAACTGTTGACTCACACGGGTCACTTCTCTCTTCTTGTTCTAAAAGGTATGGTCGAAAGTTATCCACAATCTATGACTTGGAATACTTGTGGATAATAGCAGCAGTCACACAACTTGCCGCGCCGCTGCCTCTCAACTTCTAGTTTACACGAAAATAGGGTGAAAAAAAGCCATCCGCATCCGCGGACAGCTTCATCGAACTAATATAACGCTTTATCAATCGCAACCGTTTGATGGGACCACACCTGTTGTGAAGTCCATGGCGCTGCTGGTGCTTGCCAGAATTCGTCGTCTGCTCTTAAGCCAAGCGGCAGGAAGACGGCGGAACATAAATACAGGCTTCCTGTTGAGATATAATGCTCACCCACCTCTGGTTGGTGGCCACATAGTCCGATGCGGAGCCAGCCGTTGTCATCGAAAGTACCAGGCGCTTCGATCAACCTGCGGATGACCGCGGTTAAAGCGCCTCGTACTTGCGCAGGCGCAACCACTGTCGGCAGCTCACGGCGCAATGCTGTTTGGGCTAGCGACTGGAAGGCACCGAAGCGGTACGCTAATGATCGTCCGATGGCAGGGAATGTGCCTTCTGGCGAGATCGAGCGCTCCTGAACCTCTGCGTAGCGCTGTGCACGTTGGACAATTTGGGCGCGCATGCGCCCCCAATCCTCATAGTGCACTTGAACATGCTCGATGATATCAACGAGCATCGGCTGAATGACGAAGCTGTTATAGTAGTCGGCATGATACTCTACGCCATCGCCGTACATGCCGTCGCCGAGATACCATTG
This window encodes:
- a CDS encoding acetylxylan esterase, with protein sequence MPAIDMPLEKLHTYQGINPRPDDFDAYWERALAEMKAVDPQIELRPSEFQVPYAECFDLYFTGVKGARIYAKYVRPKHATEPHPAIVQFHGYTGNSGEWSDKLAYAALGYSFFSMDCRGQGGLSEDVGGVKGTTLRGHIVRGLDDHPDQLLFRDIFLDTAQLAGIAMNMPEVDAARVGVIGGSQGGALTIACAALEPRVKKLAPVFPFLSDYRRVWEMDLAKDAYQELKDFFRRHDPQHKREEEYFTKLGYIDIQNLADRIQGEVMMAVGLMDTVCPPSTQFAAYNKIKSEKKLEIYPDFAHEHLPGFSDLTLQFMMGL
- a CDS encoding PucR family transcriptional regulator, whose protein sequence is MSQQFQLTVADVLKRPSFQHAYIAAGHAHLGNHVRWVHIIEVIQFEQLLQGGEMILTTGAAFKDDIDSFMTYFNQLVQRKVSCLCVEMGHYVNAVPQAWKDAAEAQQLPLVIFPEAVRFIDITQDIHATIINQHHQALQDLEKISREFHRMTLTSQGVSHVLSLLHSSTQADVIYVPSDSQPKFVPPMGKREAAQWLTFLESIEREERQDGRGTSPLVVENGKGTVIVQPVGAMGKTWAHLLLVLDRKPQEYEYLILDSASLSIAQDLLRRRYMEERKLYAQTLWVDDLLHMRIHDEEQIKVLLGAEFKRLNALPYHVILIEFKEGMEDSQLGENEGIESAGLHLSLAVRSLFEGQLFHPLITLKHNRLVVVAFDKAPKKPSKERLQHVFHTLHSLHADEHIDLKIGVGQSKTTFLQAHRSYQEALQAMSLAETTGGKKVMFYDELGVFVLLTQISDKEMLASFVRTYVGPLIDHDLQKGSELLRTLKVYLDHDGSKQMAAGQLFIVRQSLYYRLDKIEELLGADYMLPEKRLALQVAIRAYQLLYPEKKL
- a CDS encoding DUF2264 domain-containing protein, whose product is MNSDRKYWVDTMLRIAEPVIQSLAARKLRATMPVECKKEEQRQYTHLEAFARTLVGIAPWLEQPALDSEEEKLRLSFGELVREAMDAGTDPESPDFLNFATGFQPIVDTAFLAHAILRAPNTLWHSLDARVQANLAAAMKTSRTRKPGFNNWLLFAAMTETALGYMGEDWDHMRVDFALKQHEQWYLGDGMYGDGVEYHADYYNSFVIQPMLVDIIEHVQVHYEDWGRMRAQIVQRAQRYAEVQERSISPEGTFPAIGRSLAYRFGAFQSLAQTALRRELPTVVAPAQVRGALTAVIRRLIEAPGTFDDNGWLRIGLCGHQPEVGEHYISTGSLYLCSAVFLPLGLRADDEFWQAPAAPWTSQQVWSHQTVAIDKALY
- the ald gene encoding alanine dehydrogenase, with the translated sequence MKIGVPKEIKNNEFRVGMTPSSVLSYTKAGHDIYVETLAGHSIGFTDEEYAAAGATIVATAAEVWACEMVVKVKEPLPSEYGYFHEGLILYTYLHLAPEAELTHALVTNQVTAIAYETIQLDNGSLPLLTPMSEVAGRMSVQIGAHFLEKAHGGKGILLGGVPGVEPGRVAVIGGGIVGANAAKMAIGLGADVTIVDLNADRLRQLDDLFQGRVKTIMSNPYNIAEVVRRADLVIGAVLIPGARAPRLVSEEMVKAMSPGSVIVDVAIDQGGSIETIDRITTHDQPTYVKHGVIHYAVANMPGAVARTSTLALTNVTTAYGLQIANKGYARAAIENKAIAKGINVAEGYVTYQAVAEAHGYEYTDIYAIIQ